From Rhodamnia argentea isolate NSW1041297 chromosome 10, ASM2092103v1, whole genome shotgun sequence, a single genomic window includes:
- the LOC115731374 gene encoding triacylglycerol lipase SDP1-like isoform X1 has translation MDISNEASVDRFSIGPSTIMGRTIAFRILFCKSLSHLQHEILRILLAYLYRMRALVAPVFSWLHPRNPQGILAMVTIVAFLLKRYTNVKARAEMAYRRKFWRNMMRTALTYEEWAHAAKMLDKETLRMNDCALYDEELVRNTLQVLHQRRQEGSLRDIIFCMRADLVRNLGNMCNSELHKGRLQVPKLIKDYIDEVSTQLRMVCQSDSEELSLEEKLAFMHETRHAFGRTALLLSGGASLGAFHIGVVKTLVEHKLLPRIIAGSSVGSIVCAVVATRSWPELQSFFEDSLHSLQFFDQLGGIFTVVRRVMTQGAVHEIRHLQWMLRHLTSNLTFQEAYDMTGRVLGITVCSPRKHEPPRCLNYLTSPHVVIWSAVTASCAFPGLFEAQELMAKDRSGEIVPYHPPFNLEPEEGSGPSMRRWRDGSLEIDLPMMQLKELFNVNHFIVSQANPHIAPFLRLKDFVRAYGGNFAAKLAHLAEMEVKHRCNQVLELGFPLGGIAQLFAQDWEGDVTVVVPATLAQYSKLLQNPSLVELQKAVNQGRRCTWEKLSAIKANCGIELALDECVAVLNHMRRLKRSAERAAAASSHGIANTVRFHASRRIPSWNCLARENSTGSLEEDLLNDMASSLHPQGSGASGGLSGRNLWAHRHDESDSESENVDLNSWTRSGGPLMRTASANKFIDFVQNLDIEVELKMLPSPNSTNAQMGRDSLFHTSRVITPDRSSEGMEFDQRELGTRNSSSITVNEGDLLQAERISDGFVLNVVRREDLASPNRSGDCSCEVPECLQLDSPEKEMDVSSASESGDDTTNVESSSNLTTLDANADSHYRNEQIPADGASS, from the exons ATGGATATAAGCAATGAGGCAAGCGTCGATCGGTTCTCGATTGGCCCTTCAACAATCATGGGGCGAACAATTGCTTTTAGGATCCTATTCTGTAAATCCCTGTCCCATCTGCAACATGAAATATTGCGTATACTTTTGGCTTACTTATATAGGATGAGAGCCTTGGTGGCTCCTGTGTTTTCTTGGTTGCATCCGAGAAATCCGCAAGGGATCCTAGCGATGGTGACTATTGTTGCTTTCTTGTTGAAACGGTACACCAATGTAAAAGCCAGGGCCGAAATGGCCTACCGGAGGAAATTTTGGAGGAATATGATGAGAACTGCGCTGACCTACGAGGAGTGGGCTCATGCTGCAAAGATGCTCGACAAGGAGACGTTAAGGATGAATGATTGTGCCCTTTACGATGAAGAACTGGTGAGGAATACGCTTCAAGTGCTCCACCAGCGTCGCCAGGAGGGATCTCTGCGAGATATCATCTTTTGCATGAGAGCCGATCTAGTGAGAAATCTCGGCAACATGTGCAATTCCGAGCTTCACAAAGGCAGGCTTCAAGTGCCGAAGCTCataaaggactacattgacgaGGTGTCGACACAGTTAAGAATGGTGTGTCAATCAGACTCTGAAGAGCTCTCTTTGGAAGAGAAGCTTGCTTTCATGCACGAAACTAGGCATGCCTTTGGCAGGACGGCTCTGCTTTTGAGTGGAGGAGCTTCCCTCGGAGCATTTCACATCGGCGTGGTGAAAACGTTGGTGGAGCACAAGCTTTTACCTAGAATAATTGCAGGCTCCAGTGTTGGATCCATCGTGTGTGCCGTCGTCGCGACAAGGTCTTGGCCTGAGCTCCAGAGTTTCTTTGAGGACTCTTTGCACTCGTTGCAGTTCTTCGATCAATTAGGTGGCATTTTTACAGTTGTGAGAAGGGTCATGACACAAGGAGCTGTTCATGAGATCAGACATTTGCAGTGGATGTTGAGGCACCTCACCAGTAATCTTACGTTTCAAGAAGCCTATGACATGACTGGACGAGTTCTTGGGATAACAGTGTGCTCGCCAAGGAAGCACGAGCCCCCTAGATGTCTCAATTACTTGACTTCGCCTCATGTGGTGATATGGAGCGCAGTGACCGCCTCTTGTGCCTTCCCTGGTCTTTTTGAAGCTCAGGAACTAATGGCAAAGGATCGGAGTGGAGAAATTGTTCCATACCATCCGCCATTCAATTTGGAACCAGAGGAGGGGTCAGGCCCATCTATGCGTCGGTGGAGGGATGGTAGCTTGGAGATTGATTTGCCCATGATGCAGCTGAAGGAGCTGTTCAATGTCAATCATTTCATTGTCAGTCAGGCAAACCCTCATATTGCACCATTTTTAAGGCTCAAGGACTTTGTTAGAGCTTATGGAGGAAACTTTGCTGCCAAG CTTGCTCACCTTGCTGAGATGGAGGTAAAACATAGATGCAACCAAGTACTAGAACTTGGTTTTCCTTTGGGAGGAATAGCCCAGCTGTTTGCTCAAGATTGGGAGGGCGATGTCACTGTTGTTGTGCCTGCAACACTTGCTCAG TACTCAAAGCTACTGCAAAATCCATCTCTTGTGGAGCTGCAAAAGGCGGTCAATCAGGGGAGGAGGTGCACTTGGGAGAAGCTCTCGGCCATAAAAGCCAATTGTGGCATTGAACTTGCTCTCGATGAATGCGTTGCGGTCCTAAACCACATGCGCAGACTCAAAAGAAGCGCCGAGAGAGCAGCAGCCGCTTCTTCTCACGGTATAGCCAACACGGTCAGGTTCCATGCTTCTAGGAGGATCCCTTCATGGAATTGCCTTGCTCGAGAAAACTCAACTGGATCCCTTGAGGAAGACCTCCTCAACGACATGGCTTCCTCCTTACATCCTCAGGGAAGTGGTGCATCAGGAGGATTGTCGGGCAGAAACTTATGGGCACACAGGCATGACGAAAGCGATAGTGAATCGGAGAACGTCGATTTGAATTCATGGACGAGATCAGGTGGCCCATTGATGAGGACTGCGTCGGCAAATAAGTTCATCGATTTCGTCCAGAATTTGGACATTGAAGTCGAACTGAAGATGTTGCCTAGTCCAAATTCTACCAATGCTCAGATGGGAAGAGACTCACTTTTCCACACCTCGAGGGTGATTACACCAGACCGGAGTTCAGAGGGCATGGAGTTTGACCAGAGGGAGCTAGGGACCAGAAACAGCTCGAGCATAACAGTCAATGAAGGCGATCTTTTACAGGCAGAAAGGATTTCTGATGGGTTCGTGCTCAATGTTGTGCGAAGAGAGGATCTGGCATCGCCAAATAGAAGTGGGGACTGCAGCTGCGAAGTCCCCGAATGCTTGCAACTGGATTCGCCAGAGAAGGAGATGGATGTGAGTTCGGCATCCGAATCTGGCGATGATACAACGAACGTTGAAAGTAGCTCAAATCTAACTACTCTAGATGCCAATGCTGATTCTCATTACAGAAATGAACAGATCCCTGCAGATGGTGCCTCTTCATAA
- the LOC115731374 gene encoding triacylglycerol lipase SDP1-like isoform X2, with protein MAYRRKFWRNMMRTALTYEEWAHAAKMLDKETLRMNDCALYDEELVRNTLQVLHQRRQEGSLRDIIFCMRADLVRNLGNMCNSELHKGRLQVPKLIKDYIDEVSTQLRMVCQSDSEELSLEEKLAFMHETRHAFGRTALLLSGGASLGAFHIGVVKTLVEHKLLPRIIAGSSVGSIVCAVVATRSWPELQSFFEDSLHSLQFFDQLGGIFTVVRRVMTQGAVHEIRHLQWMLRHLTSNLTFQEAYDMTGRVLGITVCSPRKHEPPRCLNYLTSPHVVIWSAVTASCAFPGLFEAQELMAKDRSGEIVPYHPPFNLEPEEGSGPSMRRWRDGSLEIDLPMMQLKELFNVNHFIVSQANPHIAPFLRLKDFVRAYGGNFAAKLAHLAEMEVKHRCNQVLELGFPLGGIAQLFAQDWEGDVTVVVPATLAQYSKLLQNPSLVELQKAVNQGRRCTWEKLSAIKANCGIELALDECVAVLNHMRRLKRSAERAAAASSHGIANTVRFHASRRIPSWNCLARENSTGSLEEDLLNDMASSLHPQGSGASGGLSGRNLWAHRHDESDSESENVDLNSWTRSGGPLMRTASANKFIDFVQNLDIEVELKMLPSPNSTNAQMGRDSLFHTSRVITPDRSSEGMEFDQRELGTRNSSSITVNEGDLLQAERISDGFVLNVVRREDLASPNRSGDCSCEVPECLQLDSPEKEMDVSSASESGDDTTNVESSSNLTTLDANADSHYRNEQIPADGASS; from the exons ATGGCCTACCGGAGGAAATTTTGGAGGAATATGATGAGAACTGCGCTGACCTACGAGGAGTGGGCTCATGCTGCAAAGATGCTCGACAAGGAGACGTTAAGGATGAATGATTGTGCCCTTTACGATGAAGAACTGGTGAGGAATACGCTTCAAGTGCTCCACCAGCGTCGCCAGGAGGGATCTCTGCGAGATATCATCTTTTGCATGAGAGCCGATCTAGTGAGAAATCTCGGCAACATGTGCAATTCCGAGCTTCACAAAGGCAGGCTTCAAGTGCCGAAGCTCataaaggactacattgacgaGGTGTCGACACAGTTAAGAATGGTGTGTCAATCAGACTCTGAAGAGCTCTCTTTGGAAGAGAAGCTTGCTTTCATGCACGAAACTAGGCATGCCTTTGGCAGGACGGCTCTGCTTTTGAGTGGAGGAGCTTCCCTCGGAGCATTTCACATCGGCGTGGTGAAAACGTTGGTGGAGCACAAGCTTTTACCTAGAATAATTGCAGGCTCCAGTGTTGGATCCATCGTGTGTGCCGTCGTCGCGACAAGGTCTTGGCCTGAGCTCCAGAGTTTCTTTGAGGACTCTTTGCACTCGTTGCAGTTCTTCGATCAATTAGGTGGCATTTTTACAGTTGTGAGAAGGGTCATGACACAAGGAGCTGTTCATGAGATCAGACATTTGCAGTGGATGTTGAGGCACCTCACCAGTAATCTTACGTTTCAAGAAGCCTATGACATGACTGGACGAGTTCTTGGGATAACAGTGTGCTCGCCAAGGAAGCACGAGCCCCCTAGATGTCTCAATTACTTGACTTCGCCTCATGTGGTGATATGGAGCGCAGTGACCGCCTCTTGTGCCTTCCCTGGTCTTTTTGAAGCTCAGGAACTAATGGCAAAGGATCGGAGTGGAGAAATTGTTCCATACCATCCGCCATTCAATTTGGAACCAGAGGAGGGGTCAGGCCCATCTATGCGTCGGTGGAGGGATGGTAGCTTGGAGATTGATTTGCCCATGATGCAGCTGAAGGAGCTGTTCAATGTCAATCATTTCATTGTCAGTCAGGCAAACCCTCATATTGCACCATTTTTAAGGCTCAAGGACTTTGTTAGAGCTTATGGAGGAAACTTTGCTGCCAAG CTTGCTCACCTTGCTGAGATGGAGGTAAAACATAGATGCAACCAAGTACTAGAACTTGGTTTTCCTTTGGGAGGAATAGCCCAGCTGTTTGCTCAAGATTGGGAGGGCGATGTCACTGTTGTTGTGCCTGCAACACTTGCTCAG TACTCAAAGCTACTGCAAAATCCATCTCTTGTGGAGCTGCAAAAGGCGGTCAATCAGGGGAGGAGGTGCACTTGGGAGAAGCTCTCGGCCATAAAAGCCAATTGTGGCATTGAACTTGCTCTCGATGAATGCGTTGCGGTCCTAAACCACATGCGCAGACTCAAAAGAAGCGCCGAGAGAGCAGCAGCCGCTTCTTCTCACGGTATAGCCAACACGGTCAGGTTCCATGCTTCTAGGAGGATCCCTTCATGGAATTGCCTTGCTCGAGAAAACTCAACTGGATCCCTTGAGGAAGACCTCCTCAACGACATGGCTTCCTCCTTACATCCTCAGGGAAGTGGTGCATCAGGAGGATTGTCGGGCAGAAACTTATGGGCACACAGGCATGACGAAAGCGATAGTGAATCGGAGAACGTCGATTTGAATTCATGGACGAGATCAGGTGGCCCATTGATGAGGACTGCGTCGGCAAATAAGTTCATCGATTTCGTCCAGAATTTGGACATTGAAGTCGAACTGAAGATGTTGCCTAGTCCAAATTCTACCAATGCTCAGATGGGAAGAGACTCACTTTTCCACACCTCGAGGGTGATTACACCAGACCGGAGTTCAGAGGGCATGGAGTTTGACCAGAGGGAGCTAGGGACCAGAAACAGCTCGAGCATAACAGTCAATGAAGGCGATCTTTTACAGGCAGAAAGGATTTCTGATGGGTTCGTGCTCAATGTTGTGCGAAGAGAGGATCTGGCATCGCCAAATAGAAGTGGGGACTGCAGCTGCGAAGTCCCCGAATGCTTGCAACTGGATTCGCCAGAGAAGGAGATGGATGTGAGTTCGGCATCCGAATCTGGCGATGATACAACGAACGTTGAAAGTAGCTCAAATCTAACTACTCTAGATGCCAATGCTGATTCTCATTACAGAAATGAACAGATCCCTGCAGATGGTGCCTCTTCATAA